A stretch of DNA from Candidatus Saccharibacteria bacterium oral taxon 488:
ACAAAAATTGTTCACCAGCCTCCAGGAAAATCTGCGTAACGAAGTTCTGAACACAATTTTTCATATTCATAAATCTGACGCAGTGATTCGCCAGTCGCAGGATGATGAGTATGATACCGAGCTAACGCGCCTAGTGGAAAGCGCAGTTGAGCGTGGCGTTAATGAAGTTGGTGCGGGCGAGGAAAATCGCGACGGTGACTTTTCGGTGAAAAAGGGCAAATCAAACGCCGAGTCGAACCGTGCCAAAAACCAAGCACGCAAGAAGAAAAAAGCGCAGCGCCAAAACCGCAAAAAGAATCGCAAATAAATCTAAAACCGGTGGGCAGAGAGCGACAGACAGATGAAACATACGGTCAAAGAAATAAAATTGAAAAACGGCGCGAAAGGCTTGTTTATTGATGTGCCGGACGCGACAGTGATGAGCTTTCAGGTGCAGTTTCGAGCGGGCAACCGCTACGTTCGCGACAAGGATATCTACGAGACGGCGCACATCATGGAGCATATGGCGTTTGGGGCGAATGAGAAGTTTCGTTCGGAGCACGCGTATGAGCAGGAGTTTACCAAGAATGGCGCCTATCATAATGCGTTCACCTCTGATTATTCAATGGTGTACGAGGCGGCCTGCGCGGATTTTGAATGGGATCGGATTTTGGAATTACAGCGGCTGGCGATCACCACACCACGCTTTAATGCCGAAGAACTAGAGGCCGAGAAAGGTAACGTTCGGAGCGAGCTGACCGGCTATCTCAATAACCACAACCGCGTGATGTGGCCGCGGGTTCAGCAAGCACTGGGCGAGGATATTTTGACATATAATCAGCGGCTGAAAACGATTGACGCGATTACCCTAAAAGACATCAAGGAGCATCATCGGCGGACACATACCCTCAATAATATGCGGTTTGTGGTGGCCGGCAAGTTGACCGGGCGGATGGCGACGATTCGTGAATCGCTGGAGCAGTGGCAGCTAGAGCCGGGCGAGCGATTTGCTATTCCGCACGATAACCTGTCGAGTGCCGCGCCGATTTTTGTCCGCCGCAAGGAGGCCTCGAATCTGACATTTGGCTGGTCGATGAATCTGCCGCGTGAGCTGAGCGATGAGGATTCTGACGCTATGGGCTGCTTGAATCATATCTTGACCGGGACGATGAGCTCGCGGATTTTCGGGGCGGCGCGCAAGAAGGGGCTGGCTTACGGTGTGTTCAGCGACACTTCGGTCGGGTTTTATGATTCGGCGTGGGACTTTGGCGGCCAGGTCAACCTCGAGACAGCAGAGGCGCTGTTCGATATCATCGTGCGCGAACTGCGCCGAGTGCTGAACGGAACGATCACCTCAGAGGATATCGAGAATGCCAAATCGTATGCGCTGGGCCGTTACCAGATGGGGGCACAGACGGTGGCCCAAATCAGTAATTTTTATACCGGGCGTTATTTTGCCGATGATTTCGTCAAGAATTATGAGGGCGTGCCGACAGCGATTTTGGCAGTGACTGCCGATCAAATCGTTCGGGTGGCGCGAGAGTTTTTTGCGGCAAATACCTGGGTGCTTGCTGGCGTGAGTAGCGGCGATAAAGAGCTGCTCGGGCGACTGCAGAAGAAGCTCGAGGGGCTGTTTTAGGCGGGATCTTCCTGCGCTTATGCTTGAGAAAGATAACCCTTGTGTATTACCATTACTATGGGGTTATTCAGTTGGACTGAGGTGAGTGGACTGTCTTTGGAATAGCCGGTTTATTTAGTCGCAATGCGAGAGGAGTAGAACATGCATGAACATAATCTAGTAGAGACCGATCTTGGTCCAGCAATATCGGAGCAGGAGCGAGCGGAGCTGCTCGGGCGGATGATTGCTGATCAGGAGCGTAGTGATGCGGCTGCTGAAACACTAGAGCGGGATATTGATAAGGGCCGCATACTAGAGGGTCGAAATGTGTTGGCACTCGTCAGTACGATCTATCGTGAAGTGCGTGATCTGCGCAGGAGTATTATAAATGGCTCGCGGCCTATCGATCCTTCCGCTGTTCATCTTGTGGCGAGTATGCCCCTTGATTATACCGACAATCTCAACAATAGGCATAGGGATGATGCGATTTGTTTATATGAAGTATGCAAGGCGACTGAGACTAATAGGAATTCGTTGCGTCCAAAGGATGAGGAGGAACTTATCGAAATCCATATGAGAAAGCGACTTCAGCCGTATGTCGACTCTGGGCTTATTCCCGAGAGTATTATCATTGAAGCGCGTACAGTTAAGTCGTCCTATGACGATCGGCTTCCGGCGCTTCCGTATGGCTCGGTAATTTTTAGGGCTAACGTATATCCACGACAAATTGATGAAGGAGTTAAAGAGAAGGCCGTTAGTGATGCAGTGTTGCGAGAGATAGGCGAACACGCGATTCGGAGTGATGCTTCGCAGCATAGTACCGCTGGTTCTGAAAAGTTAACTCCAGAGAACGATGAGGTTATTTTACAGCCAGATGACCTCGCTATATTGCATTGGTGCTCCAAAATTGCTGAGTTTGCACGAGTTGTACGCCAGCGCGCCCTGGAGGATCGGCAGAAAGGGGATGGAATATACCCTAGTGTTGCCAGTCAAGAGCGGGCTATATTTGTTAATCAAAACAGCGATGACAAAAACCCAACAGTTTCATCCCGGTTCCCACGCAGGCCTTTGCTACGCTATGATTTTGTGCCGCAGGTTACTGGTGACTATATCGTCGACTATATCCGAGACGATCTTTTGCATCGCCTTCAACCCCATATAGATTCCGGATTAATCCCTCCAGTTGCTGTTAACGTAGAGCTACGTCGGCATAAAGCGGAATCGTATGTGGTTGCCCGAGTTAGTTTTGATACTCTTAGTAAAGAGTGGGGTAAGAAGCTGCAGGAGAGAGATGTAGTCAATTCAGCGCTAGATGTTCCAATATCTCGAAGTTCTTGATGGTATAATAGAAGCTATGAAGATCATTATCGCTGGCTATGGCCTTGAGGGTATATCAAGTTTGAGATATTTTCAGCAGGCTTTTCCTGATGCTGAGTTTGTGATTGCTGACCAGAAGGCGGTTGAAGATGTGCCGGATGGCGTGGCAGTGCGGACTGGCGAGTCGGTGTTCGCCGAGCAGCTGCAGGATGCCGACATGGTGGTGCGAGCACCGGGTGTGCCGCCGCGGCTGCTCAAAACGTCGGGCAAAATATGGTCGGCGACCAATGAGTTTTTTGACAAATGCCCAGCACCGATTATCGGTGTCACGGGGACGAAAGGCAAGGGTACGACCTGTAGTCTGATCGCGGCAATCTTGCGGGCGGCCGGTCAGACGGTGCATCTGGTTGGGAACATCGGTGTGCCGGCACTGGACGCGCTGCCAAGCATCACAAAGGATGACTTCGTTGTGTACGAACTATCGAGTTTTCAGCTGTGGGATCTCGAGAAATCGCCGACCATTGCCGTGGTATTGATGATCGAGCCGGATCATTTGGAGGTACATACGGATTTTGCCGAGTACCTCGATGCCAAGAAGAATATTCATCGTCACCAACAGGATGGTATATGTTTATATCACCCAACGAATAAATACTCACGGGAGGTAGCCACCACACTACTTGATAGGCCGTTGTATGGGTGTGACTGTGAGACATGTAGTGAATACTGCGGAGATGATGAGTTAAATTTCGCGTACCGCTATGCTACCCCCGACGAGGATCAGGTGTATATCCGGGACGGCTACTTCTGCGTGCAAGATCGGCGGATTTGTCGCACCGATCATTTGCGGCTGCCGGGTGCGCACAACCTCGAGAATGCGTGTGCGGCGATGAGCGCAGTGACGGAATTGCCGATCACAGTGACTGACGAGCAGTACGCGGCTGGACTAGAGAGTTTCACAGGATTGCCGCATCGATTAAAATTTGTTGCTGAGAAAAACGGTGTGAAGTATTACGATGACAGTATCGCTACCACGCCAGGCAGTGCCATTGCAGCGCTGCGGGCGTTTGAGGCACCGAAAGTGCTGATCGTCGGCGGGTACGACAAGGGGGCGGATTATGATGAAATGGCCGCGGAGATTGTCAAGCAAATAGTGCGGGCGGTGATCATTATCGGGGCGAATGCGGCGAAGATTGAGCAGTCACTGCATCAAGCGTCGGTGACGGCGACAACAGTGGTGCTCGGTCAGACAACGATGGTGGATATCGTTGCCCAAGCCAGTCAATTATCTCGCCCGGGCGATGTTGTCATCCTCAGTCCAGCGGCCGCCAGCTTTGGTATGTTCAAAAATTACGTCGACCGCGGCGAGCAGTTTGTGGCGGCGGTGGAGAAGCTTTATCCCTGATACACCTCAGGCTTCAACACTCCGATATACGGTAGGTTTCGGTATTGTTGGCGGAAATCTAGGCCGTAGCCGACGACGAATTCGTTAGGGACGGACAGGCCGACGTAATCGGCGGCGACGTTGGCGATACGTCGTTCGGGTTTGTCGAGTAGTGAGCAGACTTTGACCGAGGCCGCACCGCGACCAGCGAATAATTCTAGCAATTTTTCCAACGTTCGGCCGGTATCGACGATGTCCTCGACCAACAAAATATGCCGCCCAGTAACGTCGCTATCAATGTCTTTGAGAATAGTGACCGCGCCGGATGATTCAGTTGCGTCGCCGTAGCTAGAGACGTCAATGAAATCGATTTCCATATAGCAATCCATGGCGCGCACCAGATCAATCATGAACGGCGCCGCACCGCGCAGTACGCCGATGACGAGCGGATTCTTGTCCTGGTATTCGTTAGTCAGCTCCCGACCCAGCCGCGCCACCGCGTCATTAATTTGTTCAGTAGTTACGAGGATGGTAGCGATATCTTGATTCATAGGGGTAGTATAACAGTTAATTGGCGAAATCACTAATACGTTTAGCGATGTTTACGGTAGGTTCAATAATGAGGCAGTGAGGAAACTGATGACTCAATCGTTTCTCAAGTGCCAAATAATGTGTACAGCCGAGGATGATAATATCACTGCCATGTGCGACACTGGTTGCTACTTCACCAAGTGCGATGTCATCAGTCAAACCCTGATCGATCATGCGCGCCCACGTGCGAGTATCTGGTGTGTCAATATGAATACCAGCAGCATATTCACTGATAAGCGCACGCAGACGCTGGCTGTGTTTGGTGGCGTTTGTCGCCAGCATGGTAATATGATGTGATTTGGTCAGGATGACGGCCGATTTGATCATCGGTTCAAAGCCGATAAAGCATACATCTGGGTAACGTTGCCGCAGCGAGCCAATCGCGTTGGTCGTGGCGGTATTGCATGCTATAACAATAATGTCGCATGATAGCAGCGGCTGAATGGCAGCATCGGTTAGCGTGATAATCTCTTCCGGTGAACGATTGCCGTACGGTGCGTGCTCGCGGTCGATCGCCGTGATGTACGAATGCTGCGGCAGTAATTTTTTCAGCCTCTTTGCTACTAATTTGCCGCCAGTTCCCGTATCAAATATGCCAATCTTCATACAAAAAGTATAGCAAAATTGTTACAATAGTACCCATGCAACCACTCAAAAAACGCATCCAAACCCTGCAGTCAGAAGTAGAACAGGCCAAGGCGGCGCTGGATTTTGCGGCGCTGGAGCAGGAGATGGCGGCGCTGGACGAGCGGCTTAATCAGCCGGAGATTTGGCATAATCCGGACGAGGCGCAGGCCTTAGCGAAAAAGGCGGCTAGCTTGCGTCAGACAGTTGAGCCGTGGCAGACACTGGGGGTGCAACTGGCGGATATCGCTGAGTTGATGGAGCTGGGCGACGATGATCTACTGCCGGAGTTTGAGGCGCAGGTGGCGGCGCTGGAGCAGGAGTTTACCCGGCGCAAGACTGATCTGCTGTTCAGCGGCCCATACGACAACCGCGAGGCGGTAGTGCGAATTTCGGCCGGCGTAGGCGGGCTGGATGCGCAGGATTTTACGGCCATGCTGGAGCGGATGTATCTACGCTGGGCGGAGAAGTCAGGGATGAAAGCCGAAACGCTGGAGCGCTCAACCAATGATGATGCGGGGATAAAGACGGCGGTGTTGGAAATTTCTGGGCCGTTTGCCTATGGAAAATTGCGCTCAGAAAATGGCGTGCATCGGCTGGTGCGCCTCAGTCCGTTCAATGCTGATAATTTGCGCCAGACTAGCTTTACGTTGGTGGAGGTGCTGCCAAAGATTGATACGCCGGATGAAATTGCGATTGACCCGAATGATCTGAGGATTGATGTGTATCGCTCGGGCGGTAAGGGCGGCCAGGGTGTGAATACCACTGATTCGGCGGTGCGGGTGACGCACGTGCCGACGGGAATCACGGTGGCGATTCAGAACGAGCGCTCGCAGATTCAGAATAAAGAGACAGCGCTGAAAATCTTGCGCTCCAAGTTGCTGGCGATGAAGCTGGAGCAGCACGCCGAAACGCTGTCTGACCTCAGGGCTGGCGAGTCAGCCAACTGGGGCAGCCAGATCAGAAATTATGTCCTGCACCCATACACACTGGTCAAGGATACGCGCACTAAGCACGAGAATCGTAATGCCCAAGGGGTGCTGGATGGCGATATTGATGAATTTATGGCGGCTTATTTGCGTGAGTCGCGCGGCTGACGGAAGACAGCAATGGTGATCATCACGGCAAAGGCGATGAGGCTGATGACCATGACGGACAGGAAATGTACGCCGAATGGCCAAGCAGCTTGCCTGACGAGAACGTCGATCGGATATTTTCGGTTAGTGTCATCGCCGATGATGTAATAGAGCCACGCACATGTACCCACCAGAAAGCACACCATGGCGAGGCCGTACCATACCAGTGTCGACGTGTGGCGTGCGAGCCATCGATTTTTATCGGTAATTGCCTTGTTCTGCCAGCGGTTGGTGCCAATAAGCGTATAAAGCGGTAAGGCGAGACAGCCGGTAGCCAGGAGCAGCCCAGTCGCAGTGTACATGATATATACGAAAATACCGCTGTGTTGTGCTATGTCTTGTAGTAGCGTGACGTGGGGCGTGAGGAATAGGCATATAAGCGTGGCGCCAAGCGACATGACCATAAGTAGCGCCAATAGTCGCAAGCCAATCTCCAGTATCCTATAGGTGCGCCGTACAGGTTGCGCTGACTCATCAGGTGATTGCCCCACGAGCTGTCGTAGTCCACGTCCGAGGTAATATATACCCCAGACGATGCTGATAAATAGGAATAGTCCACCGACCAGGAAGAGTGGCCAGCGTAGAGCGTTAGCAGTTTGTCCAGGAGCCTCGCAACACGACCAGGTGTCTTGCGGTCGCGCCGCGTCAAACGTATCCGGCAGGAGTGGCACGCTGATATTACTGATAATCATTAACCCG
This window harbors:
- a CDS encoding insulinase family protein; the protein is MKHTVKEIKLKNGAKGLFIDVPDATVMSFQVQFRAGNRYVRDKDIYETAHIMEHMAFGANEKFRSEHAYEQEFTKNGAYHNAFTSDYSMVYEAACADFEWDRILELQRLAITTPRFNAEELEAEKGNVRSELTGYLNNHNRVMWPRVQQALGEDILTYNQRLKTIDAITLKDIKEHHRRTHTLNNMRFVVAGKLTGRMATIRESLEQWQLEPGERFAIPHDNLSSAAPIFVRRKEASNLTFGWSMNLPRELSDEDSDAMGCLNHILTGTMSSRIFGAARKKGLAYGVFSDTSVGFYDSAWDFGGQVNLETAEALFDIIVRELRRVLNGTITSEDIENAKSYALGRYQMGAQTVAQISNFYTGRYFADDFVKNYEGVPTAILAVTADQIVRVAREFFAANTWVLAGVSSGDKELLGRLQKKLEGLF
- the murD gene encoding UDP-N-acetylmuramoyl-L-alanine--D-glutamate ligase; the protein is MFQYLEVLDGIIEAMKIIIAGYGLEGISSLRYFQQAFPDAEFVIADQKAVEDVPDGVAVRTGESVFAEQLQDADMVVRAPGVPPRLLKTSGKIWSATNEFFDKCPAPIIGVTGTKGKGTTCSLIAAILRAAGQTVHLVGNIGVPALDALPSITKDDFVVYELSSFQLWDLEKSPTIAVVLMIEPDHLEVHTDFAEYLDAKKNIHRHQQDGICLYHPTNKYSREVATTLLDRPLYGCDCETCSEYCGDDELNFAYRYATPDEDQVYIRDGYFCVQDRRICRTDHLRLPGAHNLENACAAMSAVTELPITVTDEQYAAGLESFTGLPHRLKFVAEKNGVKYYDDSIATTPGSAIAALRAFEAPKVLIVGGYDKGADYDEMAAEIVKQIVRAVIIIGANAAKIEQSLHQASVTATTVVLGQTTMVDIVAQASQLSRPGDVVILSPAAASFGMFKNYVDRGEQFVAAVEKLYP
- the hpt gene encoding hypoxanthine phosphoribosyltransferase; the encoded protein is MNQDIATILVTTEQINDAVARLGRELTNEYQDKNPLVIGVLRGAAPFMIDLVRAMDCYMEIDFIDVSSYGDATESSGAVTILKDIDSDVTGRHILLVEDIVDTGRTLEKLLELFAGRGAASVKVCSLLDKPERRIANVAADYVGLSVPNEFVVGYGLDFRQQYRNLPYIGVLKPEVYQG
- a CDS encoding peptide chain release factor 2, which codes for MQPLKKRIQTLQSEVEQAKAALDFAALEQEMAALDERLNQPEIWHNPDEAQALAKKAASLRQTVEPWQTLGVQLADIAELMELGDDDLLPEFEAQVAALEQEFTRRKTDLLFSGPYDNREAVVRISAGVGGLDAQDFTAMLERMYLRWAEKSGMKAETLERSTNDDAGIKTAVLEISGPFAYGKLRSENGVHRLVRLSPFNADNLRQTSFTLVEVLPKIDTPDEIAIDPNDLRIDVYRSGGKGGQGVNTTDSAVRVTHVPTGITVAIQNERSQIQNKETALKILRSKLLAMKLEQHAETLSDLRAGESANWGSQIRNYVLHPYTLVKDTRTKHENRNAQGVLDGDIDEFMAAYLRESRG